In Zea mays cultivar B73 chromosome 7, Zm-B73-REFERENCE-NAM-5.0, whole genome shotgun sequence, the following proteins share a genomic window:
- the LOC103632778 gene encoding putative leucine-rich repeat receptor-like serine/threonine-protein kinase At2g24130 → MRARTAILLLMLILVVLFLAASTSAGDVPGRQKRQALLQEKATLLALKQGLRLPSAAALADWNESNAHVCGFTGVTCDWRQGHVVGLSLANVGIAGAIPPVIGELSHLRILDLSNNKISGQVPASVANLTRLESLFLNNNDISDTIPSIFSSLLPLRMLRNVDVSYNLISGDIPLALGSLIGEQLQSLNVSDNNISGAIPLSIGNLTRLEYLYMQNNNVSGGIPLAICNLTSLLELEMSGNQLTGQIPAELSNIRDLGAIHLRGNQLHGGIPPSLSELTAMFYLGLEQNDLSGTIPPAILLNCTQLALLDVGDNNLSGEIPRAISSARCLFVVINLYSNNLNGTLPRWLANCTQLMTLDVENNLLDDELPTSIISGNQELTYLHLSNNRFLSHDNNSNLEPFFVALSNCTLLQEVEAGAVGMRGQLPWRLGSLLPMNTGHLNLELNAIEGPIPASIGDIINMMWLNLSSNLLNGTIPTSLCRLKRLERLVLSNNALTGEIPACIGDATGLGEIDLSGNVLSGAIPSSIRSLSELQTLTLQRNELSGAIPSSLGRCTALLVIDLSCNSLTGVIPEEITGIAMKTLNLSRNQLGGKLPAGLGSMQQVEKIDLSWNNFNGEILPRLGECIALTVLDLSHNSLAGDLPPELGGLKNLESLNVSNNHLSGEIPTSLTDCYMLKYLNLSYNDFSGVVPTTGPFVNFSCLSYLGNRRLSGPVLRRCRERHRSWYQSRKFLVVLCVCSAVLAFALTILCAVSVRKIRERVASMREDMFRGRRGGGSSPVMKYKFPRITYRELVEATDEFSEDRLVGTGSYGRVYRGALRDGTMVAVKVLQLQTGNSTKSFNRECQVLKRIRHRNLMRIVTACSLPDFKALVLPFMANGSLERCLYAGPPAELSLVQRVNICSDIAEGMAYLHHHSPVKVIHCDLKPSNVLINDDMTALVSDFGISRLVMSIGGVANAADVGASTANMLCGSIGYIPPEYGYGSNTTTKGDVYSFGVLVLEMVTRRKPTDDMFEAGLSLHKWVKAHYHGRADAVVDQALVRMVRDQTPEVRRMSDVAIGELLELGILCSQDQASARPTMMDAADDLDRLKRYLGGDTTATFASSLGFSSTTLEVEDID, encoded by the exons ATGAGGGCCCGCACGGCCATTCTCCTCCTGATGCTAATCcttgtcgtcctcttcctcgccgCGTCGACGTCGGCCGGCGACGTACCGGGGCGGCAGAAGCGACAGGCCCTGCTGCAGGAGAAGGCGACTCTGCTGGCCCTGAAGCAGGGGCTCAGGCTGCCATCGGCAGCGGCCTTGGCGGACTGGAACGAGTCCAACGCCCACGTCTGCGGCTTCACCGGCGTCACCTGCGACTGGCGGCAAGGGCACGTTGTCGGGCTCTCTCTCGCCAACGTGGGCATCGCCGGCGCCATCCCACCGGTCATTGGCGAGCTCTCGCACCTCCGGATCCTCGACCTGTCCAACAACAAAATATCTGGCCAGGTACCGGCGTCCGTCGCCAACCTCACGCGGCTGGAGAGCCTCTTCTTGAACAACAACGATATCTCCGACACCATCCCTTCGATCTTCAGCAGCCTGTTACCACTCCGGATGCTCCGGAACGTCGACGTCTCCTACAACCTCATCTCCGGTGACATCCCGCTGGCCCTCGGCAGCCTGATTGGGGAGCAGCTCCAGAGCCTCAACGTCTCCGACAACAACATCTCCGGCGCCATTCCTCTGTCCATCGGCAACCTGACTCGCCTCGAGTACCTGTACATGCAGAACAACAACGTCTCTGGAGGGATCCCTCTGGCCATCTGCAACCTGACAAGCCTCCTGGAGCTTGAGATGTCCGGCAACCAGCTGACGGGGCAGATTCCAGCCGAGCTCTCCAACATCCGGGACCTTGGCGCGATTCACCTCCGCGGTAACCAACTCCACGGCGGAATACCGCCTTCCCTCTCCGAGCTGACGGCCATGTTCTATCTCGGGCTCGAGCAAAACGACCTGTCCGGGACCATCCCACCGGCTATCTTGCTGAACTGCACACAGTTGGCCCTCCTCGACGTCGGCGACAACAATCTTTCTGGCGAAATCCCCCGCGCCATCTCGAGCGCCCGCTGCCTGTTCGTCGTCATCAATCTCTACTCCAACAATCTGAACGGGACGCTTCCACGGTGGCTCGCCAACTGCACCCAACTGATGACGCTGGATGTGGAGAACAACTTGCTGGACGACGAGCTGCCCACAAGTATCATCTCGGGCAATCAGGAGCTCACGTACCTGCATTTGTCGAACAACCGTTTCCTGAGCCACGACAACAACAGCAACCTGGAGCCGTTCTTCGTCGCGCTGTCCAACTGCACGCTCTTACAGGAGGTGGAGGCCGGCGCTGTGGGGATGCGTGGGCAGCTGCCATGGCGGCTGGGATCGCTGCTCCCGATGAACACGGGGCACCTCAACCTGGAGCTGAACGCCATCGAGGGCCCAATCCCGGCGTCTATAGGGGACATTATCAACATGATGTGGTTGAACCTGTCGAGCAATTTGCTGAACGGGACGATCCCAACGTCCCTCTGCCGGCTAAAGAGACTGGAACGGCTCGTGCTGTCCAACAACGCCTTGACAGGCGAAATTCCGGCGTGCATTGGCGACGCCACGGGCCTCGGCGAGATAGATCTGTCGGGCAACGTGCTGTCAGGGGCCATCCCCAGCAGCATCAGGAGCCTTTCCGAGCTCCAGACTCTCACCCTGCAGAGAAACGAGCTGTCTGGCGCCATACCTTCAAGCCTCGGCCGGTGCACCGCTCTGCTGGTCATCGATCTCTCCTGCAACAGCTTGACCGGGGTGATACCAGAGGAGATCACCGGCATCGCCATGAAGACACTGAACCTGTCGCGCAATCAGCTTGGGGGCAAGCTGCCGGCCGGCCTCGGCAGCATGCAGCAAGTGGAAAAGATCGACCTGTCCTGGAACAACTTCAACGGCGAGATCCTGCCCAGGCTCGGGGAGTGCATTGCGTTGACGGTGCTCGACCTGTCACACAACTCGCTTGCCGGCGACCTCCCTCCGGAGCTCGGCGGCCTGAAGAACCTCGAGAGCCTCAACGTCTCGAACAACCACCTGAGCGGTGAGATCCCCACTAGCCTGACCGACTGTTACATGCTGAAATACCTCAACCTGTCATACAACGACTTCAGCGGCGTCGTCCCCACCACCGGCCCTTTCGTGAATTTCAGCTGCCTCTCCTACCTCGGCAACCGTCGCCTCTCTGGTCCGGTGCTGAGGCGTTGCAGAGAGCGCCACCGCTCGTGGTACCAGTCCAGGAAGTTCTTAGTTGTCTTGTGTGTCTGCTCAGCGGTTCTGGCGTTCGCGCTGACGATCCTCTGCGCCGTCAGCGTCCGTAAGATCCGCGAGCGGGTCGCGTCAATGCGGGAGGACATGTTCAGGGGTCGCCGCGGCGGCGGCTCGTCGCCGGTGATGAAGTACAAGTTCCCCCGGATTACGTACAGGGAGCTGGTCGAGGCCACCGACGAGTTCAGCGAAGACCGGCTCGTTGGGACGGGCAGCTACGGGCGGGTGTACCGTGGCGCGCTGCGCGACGGTACCATGGTCGCCGTGAAGGTGCTGCAGCTCCAGACGGGGAACTCGACCAAGAGCTTCAACCGCGAGTGCCAGGTCCTGAAGCGCATCCGGCACCGGAACCTCATGCGCATCGTCACGGCGTGCAGCCTGCCGGACTTCAAGGCGCTGGTGCTGCCGTTCATGGCCAACGGCAGCCTCGAGCGGTGCCTCTACGCGGGGCCGCCAGCGGAGCTGAGCCTTGTGCAGCGGGTCAACATCTGCAGCGACATCGCCGAGGGGATGGCGTACCTGCACCACCACTCGCCGGTCAAGGTCATCCACTGCGACCTCAAGCCGAGCAACGTCCTCATCAACGACGACATGACCGCGCTCGTCTCCGACTTCGGTATCTCCCGGCTCGTCATGAGCATCGGCGGGGTGGCCAACGCCGCCGACGTCGGCGCCTCCACCGCGAACATGCTGTGCGGATCCATCGGATACATCCCTCCAG AGTATGGCTACGGCTCGAATACGACGACGAAGGGCGACGTGTACAGCTTCGGCGTGCTGGTGCTGGAGATGGTGACGAGGAGGAAGCCGACCGACGACATGTTCGAGGCCGGACTGAGCCTGCACAAGTGGGTTAAGGCCCACTACCACGGCCGCGCCGACGCGGTGGTCGACCAGGCACTGGTGCGCATGGTCCGGGACCAGACGCCCGAGGTCAGGAGGATGTCGGACGTGGCCATCGGCGAGCTGCTGGAGCTCGGCATCCTCTGCAGCCAAGACCAGGCGTCCGCGCGGCCGACCATGATGGACGCAGCCGACGACCTGGACCGGCTCAAGCGGTACCTCGGCGGCGACACCACGGCCACCTTCGCGTCATCGCTGGGATTCTCCTCCACCACGCTGGAAGTGGAAGACATAGATTGA